The following are from one region of the Bacillaceae bacterium S4-13-56 genome:
- the fdnG gene encoding formate dehydrogenase-N subunit alpha, with the protein MVDLTRRNFLKLSGATAVTLAVVELGFNERDVKAEASKLKTEETTVTPTICPYCAVGCGILVYTKDNDVVYTEGDADHPINEGKLCSKGTTIRQLYTSEKRVQKPLYRAPGSDKWEEKDWEWMLSRIADKVKETREQTFIREENGITVNRAHGLACLGGAALDNEETYLLVKLMRGLGLTFIEHQARIUHSSTVAGLAPSFGRGAMTNHWNDLQHTDCAMIIGANPAENHPISIRWLLKAKENGGKVISVDPRYTRSSQMADKYAPMRSGTDIAFIGGLINYAIQNDLFHKEYVAYYTNASFLVVDEFDFEDGLFSGYDESLRLYDRSTWKFQKDENGEIIKDYSLEHPRSVFQLMKKHYSRYDVETVSQVTGTPASDYEEIAKMFCSTGSPKKTGTIMYAMGTTQHTVGTQNVRSYAMLQLLLGNVGRPGGGVNALRGESNVQGSTDFALLYHILPGYIGAPSATDKHSTLEKYLEAETPAKGYWSNKPKFLVSLLKAFYGPNATKDNEFGYQYLGKYSKNSSHIALFESMLADEIKGLFLFGQNPVVGGPNAGTEKEALAKLDWMVAVDLWETETASFWQKDAGSNPKDINTEVFLLPAAASYEKEGTITNSGRWMQYRWKAIEPKGEALGDLEIIHMLARRIQALYKNSSNVIDEPIKALYWNYGEGDHVDIDIVQREINGYDTNTGKLLKNFTVLADDGSTCSGNWIYSGFYPEEGKNLSKARDNKDTGMGNFLNWSFSWPVNRRILYNRASADLNGKAWASDKAVIEWDGSKWGGYDVPDFGGTKAPSDPGGHDPFIMLEDGVGSMFGPVNEGPFPEHYEPFESPIPNAFSSVDLNPAVVIWDGKHNKKGDKDKYPIVATTYRMTEHWQSGAMTRNQEWLSELVPHMFIEMSEELAKEKGINNKDEIIVSSARGDIKAYAMVTKRFKPYTIRGQKVHQVGMPWHFGYKGIVTGSTANRLTPHIGDANTTIPEYKAFLCDVRRAD; encoded by the coding sequence ATGGTTGATTTAACTAGACGTAATTTTCTAAAGCTATCAGGAGCTACAGCAGTTACTTTAGCTGTAGTAGAGCTTGGCTTTAATGAAAGGGACGTTAAAGCAGAAGCTAGTAAACTTAAAACAGAAGAAACAACCGTAACACCTACTATTTGTCCGTATTGTGCAGTTGGCTGTGGTATCTTAGTTTATACCAAAGATAATGATGTGGTATATACAGAAGGGGATGCCGATCATCCAATTAACGAAGGAAAGCTTTGTAGTAAAGGCACTACGATTCGACAACTCTACACATCAGAAAAGCGCGTTCAGAAACCATTATATCGTGCGCCAGGTAGTGACAAATGGGAAGAAAAAGATTGGGAATGGATGTTATCTCGTATAGCAGATAAAGTTAAAGAAACGAGAGAACAAACCTTTATTAGAGAGGAAAATGGAATAACCGTTAACCGTGCTCATGGCCTTGCGTGTCTCGGAGGAGCTGCTCTAGATAATGAAGAAACTTATTTATTAGTTAAACTTATGAGAGGTCTTGGTTTAACGTTTATTGAACACCAAGCACGTATATGACACAGTTCTACGGTTGCCGGTCTGGCACCTTCATTTGGTCGTGGAGCTATGACAAATCACTGGAATGATCTTCAGCATACGGATTGTGCAATGATTATTGGAGCAAATCCAGCTGAAAATCATCCGATTAGCATACGATGGTTGTTAAAAGCGAAGGAAAATGGTGGAAAAGTCATTTCTGTTGATCCTCGTTATACTAGATCTTCTCAAATGGCAGATAAATATGCCCCAATGAGATCTGGAACAGATATAGCTTTCATTGGTGGATTAATAAATTATGCAATTCAAAACGATCTATTCCATAAAGAATACGTAGCATACTATACAAATGCTAGTTTCTTAGTAGTAGATGAATTTGATTTCGAAGATGGACTGTTTTCTGGTTATGATGAGTCTTTACGTTTATATGACCGTTCCACTTGGAAATTCCAAAAGGACGAAAATGGCGAGATTATTAAGGACTACTCACTAGAACATCCAAGAAGTGTATTCCAATTAATGAAAAAACACTATTCAAGATATGATGTTGAAACTGTGTCGCAGGTTACAGGTACTCCAGCTAGTGATTATGAAGAGATTGCTAAAATGTTCTGTTCAACGGGAAGTCCAAAGAAAACTGGAACAATCATGTATGCAATGGGTACTACGCAACATACAGTTGGTACTCAAAACGTACGTAGTTATGCAATGCTTCAATTACTGTTAGGGAACGTTGGTCGTCCTGGTGGTGGAGTTAATGCACTACGTGGGGAGTCAAATGTTCAGGGTTCAACAGACTTCGCATTGTTGTATCACATTTTACCTGGATACATTGGTGCACCATCCGCTACCGACAAACATAGCACTTTAGAAAAATATCTAGAAGCAGAAACACCAGCTAAAGGTTACTGGTCCAATAAACCTAAATTCTTAGTTAGCTTACTCAAAGCTTTCTATGGCCCAAATGCTACTAAGGACAACGAGTTTGGATACCAATATCTAGGGAAATACAGCAAAAATTCATCTCATATTGCATTATTTGAGTCAATGCTTGCAGATGAAATTAAAGGTCTATTCTTGTTTGGACAAAATCCAGTTGTAGGTGGACCAAATGCTGGAACAGAAAAAGAAGCTCTTGCAAAACTTGATTGGATGGTAGCAGTTGATTTATGGGAAACTGAGACAGCTTCATTTTGGCAGAAGGATGCCGGATCAAATCCAAAAGATATTAATACAGAAGTATTTTTGTTGCCAGCAGCTGCTTCCTATGAAAAAGAGGGAACAATCACTAACTCCGGACGATGGATGCAATATCGTTGGAAGGCGATTGAGCCTAAAGGTGAAGCATTAGGTGATCTAGAGATTATTCATATGCTTGCTCGACGCATTCAAGCACTATATAAAAATAGTTCTAATGTGATAGATGAACCAATTAAAGCTCTTTATTGGAATTATGGTGAAGGTGATCACGTTGATATTGATATAGTCCAACGAGAAATTAACGGTTATGACACCAATACTGGAAAATTATTAAAGAATTTTACTGTTCTTGCTGATGATGGTTCAACTTGTAGTGGTAACTGGATTTATAGTGGATTCTACCCTGAAGAAGGAAAGAACCTTTCTAAAGCACGTGACAACAAAGATACTGGAATGGGGAATTTCTTGAATTGGTCATTCTCTTGGCCAGTTAACCGTCGGATTCTATACAACCGTGCTTCCGCTGATCTTAATGGCAAAGCATGGGCAAGTGATAAAGCTGTTATTGAGTGGGATGGTTCTAAATGGGGAGGGTATGATGTTCCTGACTTCGGTGGAACAAAAGCACCATCAGATCCAGGAGGACATGATCCATTCATCATGTTAGAAGATGGAGTTGGAAGTATGTTCGGACCAGTAAACGAAGGTCCATTTCCAGAACATTACGAGCCATTTGAAAGTCCAATTCCAAATGCATTTTCCAGTGTTGATTTAAACCCTGCAGTTGTTATTTGGGATGGTAAACACAATAAAAAGGGAGACAAAGATAAATACCCTATTGTCGCTACAACCTATCGCATGACAGAACATTGGCAATCTGGAGCAATGACAAGAAATCAGGAATGGTTATCTGAACTTGTTCCACATATGTTCATCGAGATGAGTGAAGAGCTTGCAAAAGAAAAGGGTATTAACAATAAGGACGAAATCATCGTTAGTTCAGCACGTGGTGACATCAAAGCCTATGCTATGGTAACGAAACGATTTAAGCCTTATACAATCAGGGGACAAAAGGTTCATCAAGTTGGTATGCCTTGGCACTTTGGTTATAAAGGTATTGTCACAGGTAGTACTGCCAATCGTTTAACTCCTCATATAGGGGATGCAAACACAACGATTCCTGAATACAAAGCATTCCTCTGTGATGTAAGGAGGGCTGACTAA
- a CDS encoding 4Fe-4S dicluster domain-containing protein, producing MADTIKFVDVTLCDGCRACMVACKNWNDLPAEREEFSGSYQSHEHLTANTWNVLTFKEQENSNGTLDWLFRHSSCMHCTDAACEKVCPENAISYTDHGSVVVDYDACIGCGYCVQNCPFGVIQLNEYKEENGTTQRRAQKCTLCTDRLDNGLLPACATACHTGAIQYGSKEEILAMAKQRLAKVKDRYPNANIYNPQGVNGTHTVYLLADKPSVYDLPEDPRVPLSAKVWKDYAQPTGKALFGVTTMAVVGAFIGNTFFNKDKGEEVEGDERNE from the coding sequence ATGGCTGATACAATTAAATTTGTTGATGTGACACTGTGTGATGGATGCCGTGCTTGTATGGTGGCTTGTAAAAACTGGAATGACCTACCTGCTGAAAGAGAAGAATTCTCAGGAAGTTACCAGTCTCACGAGCATTTAACGGCGAACACTTGGAATGTTCTTACTTTTAAAGAACAAGAAAATTCTAATGGCACTTTAGATTGGCTTTTTAGGCACTCCTCTTGTATGCATTGTACAGATGCTGCGTGTGAAAAGGTTTGCCCGGAAAATGCAATCTCTTATACGGACCATGGATCTGTTGTAGTAGACTATGACGCTTGTATTGGCTGTGGATATTGCGTACAAAATTGCCCGTTTGGCGTTATTCAATTAAATGAATATAAGGAAGAAAATGGAACAACCCAAAGACGCGCACAAAAGTGTACACTTTGCACAGACCGTTTAGATAATGGATTACTGCCAGCATGTGCAACTGCATGTCATACAGGAGCTATTCAGTATGGTAGTAAAGAAGAAATTCTTGCTATGGCTAAACAGCGCCTTGCTAAGGTCAAAGACCGTTATCCAAACGCAAATATCTATAACCCACAAGGAGTAAATGGTACTCACACTGTGTATCTTTTAGCTGATAAGCCATCTGTGTATGATTTGCCAGAAGATCCACGTGTACCACTTTCTGCTAAGGTTTGGAAGGACTATGCACAACCAACTGGAAAAGCATTATTTGGTGTTACTACAATGGCAGTTGTAGGTGCATTCATTGGAAACACCTTCTTCAATAAAGATAAGGGTGAAGAAGTGGAAGGAGATGAGAGGAATGAGTAA